The Elgaria multicarinata webbii isolate HBS135686 ecotype San Diego chromosome 1, rElgMul1.1.pri, whole genome shotgun sequence genome includes the window AAGGGTGCTGCCACAAATGACAGCACAAGGCTGAACCTTCACCTCGGTAATGTCTAGCTCAGCTTACAGGTTCTGACATTACTATAGTGTGCACTTCTTTGTCCATTTCATTTGCTGCCACTGGTGgaataacttttaaacaaatgacAGCAAGACaaggcaacctagtgcccaccagatgttttggactacaactcccataagccctagctttcatggccaatgaccagggaTTATAGTGGTTGCAGACCAAAAGatgtgcagggcaccaggttgcctgttaCTAGGTGGAGCGGAGAACATGACGTGGAGCTGCCATTTATGGGAGCAGCTCTGGGTAGTTCTGCCCTTCTGTGCTGAAGTAGATACGTAACAAAACACTTAACAAGAACTTCAGTGTAGTATCAGGTTGTTCCAACCTTTATAAATTTGAACACTGTTTTTAAGGAGACAACCTGCTAAAGGTATTAATTTTCTGAGACTCCCTCCTGAGCAGCCTCCACCACAAACCTTTTGCTAATTGATTACTAAAGAGGCCAAATTCAGACTTTCTGTCTAGCAGATCTCCCATCAAAGCTTCACTAAAGCTTCACTTTGGCTTCACCAAAGCTTCACTCAGCAAGTTGCTGAGAATTTAGCAGCCACAGCAGTACGGCTATAGAAACTTTCCGTGGATTTTTCCTTTTGCAGAGATCCTAACAACTTTATAATAAAGTATTCCTGTGACTGCAGATACCAGCTCTTGCCCGCTTTGACACTTTGGTCCATTTCACTTTGTGGGTTTTGGCCTGTATTGAAACCAGGATGGTTCATCAGAAGAAGCAGCCGGAGGAGGAAAAACACAGGAGTTGTATGTAGAAATATATCACACCATGGCGCTTTTAGTGAAGTAAGTGCGTCATAAATACAAGGAGAGTTTTTGGCTTAACATTCTTTGATTAAGAGTCATCATAGAGAGGGTTGTTGTAGTTTCCCCAAGATCCATAGTCATGATCATCAAAGAGTCGTCCATATGAAGAATGCCtgaggatgaaaaagaaaaggcacctTACTCTACTCAGCATATGCTTATTACTGTGCCTCCTTATCAGGCATTGCTATTTACCCTGCAGAGAAGAGGGTGGAAGGAGCCGTAGAACACAGCCAATACCAGCAGCAACATATTGCTGGGAGAGAAATCTCTCTGgcatcctcctccctcctccctctgatTGTCCTGGTAGTTCATTACttaaacttccagcctgatcagtCATCCAATAGCGCTTGTTGAAAGGCTGTTGCCTTGGGAAATCGAACTGTGTTTAACAAGTAACCCCTTCATCACAGTTCTTGCACCACGTCCATCTTGCTGTAAGTTTGAGACTGGGGTTTGGGAAGAACAAAGTGAAGATCACCGAGGCCCAGCATCAGACCCAAAAGCTGCAAGGAgctcatttcccccttcccacccagaaaaaactcagggccaagctacacagTACATTAAacgcagctggggtggggggatccagATTGAGAGTTTTAACAATTCAAGCGTGAGTTTTAACCATTGTTGGGACCTGCTGAGGTCTCAACAGAAATTATCCCCTGcccacagctgctatttgcccctggagggaagatctcattgGGTGAATGCGTGGATGCAGAATAAAGGAAAGAACTGAAAGGGGGAATGAAGAGATGGGGTCTCAGAAAGACCTGTGGTGGCACGGAGAGATCTGTCGGGGGTAACAGATGAGGGTACAAAGGCAGAAGACAGCGCTAGTGATGTGAAGAGAAAAAAGAGGGGTGGCATACAGATAGATCTGTGGGTGAGGAACCAGAAAATGAGGGAAAGTAACAGATGGTGATGCAGGCTGCTgctgcagagagagaaagtgtgtatgtgtgtatagtagtagtagtagtagcagcagctgctAAGGAGTGGAGGCAGAAATGGAGGGATGCAGAGAAAGAATAGTGCACATGTTATGTGCTACAGAGAGAAAAGGTTATTTctgttctgtcaggtatgctttaaggtggattcctgcactgagcagagttggacttgacggccttttaggcaccttccaactctactattctatgattctatgaatagggaAGAAAAACATCttaaagggggagaaaaacagtTAAACTTCTGACCCCTTTGAGTAAATGAAAATGACATGAATTCAGCAAGTGAATTTTATACGCACTCTTCCACTTCCATCTCGGAACAGCTGAGAAGCCAGGCTCTCCCCAAGGAATTACCGTGTCTCCTCTTAATATGCGGGTGCCAATTCTTACCTGATCTTCAGGAAGGCAGCGATGCCAAACACCAACAGAACCACTGCGATCACGGTTACAGTAATAGCTGCAATGCTTCCTGCACAGAAAAAGTGATGCACACGTAGGTTGAAAGCTCAGTTACCGCAACTCCATCTTCAactctccagatatttttcattattataaTTCAATACAGCACATTTGCATACCACCCGCTAATGTAGGAAATGTGGTAGGCCAAGAAAGATTTTAGCACAGAGAGTGAGCTCTAAGATTGGGATCTGGAATAAGGCACTAACTCCAATTTGTAAATAATTATTAAGTCtgaataaatgtgtttttatacTTCGGTTTGGTAACACAATTCTTTTGATATATCAAGATTAAGAAAACAGAATTGGGACTTAGTTGAGCACAACCTcattattatcaccatcatcgTCATAAATAGCGCTGACATTATGCATTTCAAGTACTTCACACAGGCTGGTATTATTATCCACCTATTATAAATGGCAgaggtgaggctgagagaataGTTGCTTGCTTAAATCCATTAAGTGACGTCATGGTCATGAGATTTAATCTGTGTACTTCTGAGTTCAAAGATCATGCTCTTATAAGTGGCGAAATGCTGCTCTAGCTTTTATACTAGCCAAACTAGATATTCTTTCAACTACACACAGTAGAGCTATGCATGATTGGTTTTCTTACCTCTCTGTAACTGTGTGCGAATCAGGACTGAAGTGATTTGGGAGGGAATTTAAGCTTCCCCACCTCCCATTTTCGTCCTGAAAttcttaaatataaaataaaatatatccatTGGAAAGGGGCTTGGGGGACATGAATCCCTGTCATGAGTGAAATTCCATCTCCTGAGTACTGGAGGTTTCTCCCCTTGTTTCATTGCCAAAGATCAATAGAAATACCCCACCTAGATTTCATGTGTCATGCAGATCATTTCATAAGTCATGCAGATCTCTTAAAAAGATGGAACTCAAATACTGACTCCTACAGTGGCAACTCCTTTAAGTTGTCACGGTGGGCATAGAGGCTCTTTGCCCTCATAACCACTGTTAGTCTTTCACATATGTGAGCAATAATAATTCCTTCACACAAGTGGTAAGAAACAACTAGTAGGGGCACACTTAATCCTAACAAACCTTTCacatgtgtttggttttcgcATGCTCCTAAATTGCCTGACTAGAAAGCATTGTCTATTTGTGTTTAGAATCACTTAGGGCCCCCAAAATGCCCTCGACATCTGCAAATAGAGGACATGGTTTAAAGCAGGAGTACGAAGGAATCAAGGAGAAAGAGACAGAAGGTCACCTCAGCCCCCTGTCCCAGTTGGACTGCCTCTCCCTTGCCTCACAAGGCCTTCTATcaccaactgccctgtgggaaaaATTCTTATGAGTTGTTGTTTAAATATTGTTTATAGGCAGGGACGGTCCAAGACATTATGCTGCctaaggcagagcagcaaatggaatcacacacacacacaagtcaagGTGTATAGCATTCAAAGCCAGCCATGTTGTTTTGGTACATAAGGCAGAAAATCTCATAAGCACTTCTCCCCTGCCCTGGCAGTACAAATACAGTAACAACaaagtaaataactaacaatttgctaccCTTTTATGACACACCAAATCTCccgcctgaggcgactgcctcactctgtctcatggtagggccagccctgtttatAGGGACTTCCTTAATGTATCTTTATCATATTAAACTATAAACCATTTTGGAAGAATCTCTATcctgaaaagcagcatataaaaataatggaaataaataaatctgatgccctccagatgttttggaatacaattcccataatctctaacaactggccatgctggctaacggttatgggagttgtagtcaaacacatctggaggatcagTCCATACCATGGTTAAGTTTAACTATGATTTGGCATGATATCTGAATTGACAAACTATGATTTGCAATTGGCTGGCAGGCCCAAATCAGAACCCATCATGTTTTGTAGCGGGTTTGCAAACACTGATCTGTACTAATTACGTTTTGGCATGATGTATGAACTTGAGGGAAAAACATAGTTACGGCCATCATCATTCTGCCTCCACAAACTGCTACATCACAGAGACAGGGGTGTGGGGACAGAAAACAAAAGCAGCCCAACACTCCTATATCATGGCTTGCCTAACGTACATTTACAAACCATAGTCTTGAGTTCTACATCGTGGCTGgttcaaactatggtttaatactggagtgggcaacttgtggccctctagatgttttagcctacaactcccatcagcctttgccagcatagccaatagtgagagatgatgagagttgtaagccGCAAATTGCCCACCTGTGCTTTAGTAGAATATCCGAATTGAATCTATTTATGGCTCAGAATCTCAACTTCCATCTTTTAAAAGGTCAGCCAGAACGTTAAGATGTTTAACGAGGCAACCCTAGGCAAGTTTAGACAGAGGTAGTTGTGGGACCtattactgtctaaacatgcacaggatttcatCCCAAGTGTAAATAAACGTCTTTACAATGTGTTCTGACAAATGAAACCTTGAGATTAAGCACCAGTAAGGCTAAACACTAGTAAGATTATTGATTTTCAGAATCTAAACTGACTTACTTTGAGGGGATATAGGGTTTCTTGCTAAATGAAATGCATATTCACCCATTAGGgaaatgcaagaaagaaagacattTCCAAAGCGCTAAACTATGCTGTAATAAATGTGCCACTTTAAGTGTCATGCATCTTTTGTAACTTTAAATTGCAGCCACTGGGAGGGAAGCAtgatcaggattgggaccagGTCATGGGGAGGGTTAACCTATGCCACTGGCCTAACAAAAATCATCCCACAGTTATTATTTGACCAAGAAGGGAAGATCTCATCAGTGCTGAGTACtgaaagcataaaataaaaattttgaTAGGTAGAGCTATCTTGGAATTCCCATGATCTTCCACACTGCCCATGAGCTCATTGAGGCTTAGGACATTAGAGAATATTGTTTGTAGGGTATGCCTTCTTTTGTATTGCTGGATTATTTTGAAGGGAGAAGAAATCTGACTTATCtttctaaatattttaaaaagcgaCATTTGCTTCTGCCTTATGCTTCAAAGtaacagaaaataaattaaatcaataaatcaataaggcTCACCTGAACTCAAAGCACGTGAAACCTCTTGTATGGTTACTCCTGCAGAGAAAGTGGTACCATCAGTACGGGAGATCTCTGTGGTGGCTTTACTCGCTCGCGAAGTCACTTGTGAAGACGTAAGTCTTTCTGTGGCGCCTGGGGAGGTgggtgccacaggactctctTTAGAGGTTGCCTCTTCGGTAGGGAGTTTCTTGACTGTGGTCACAGTTACTGCTGATGTTGTGGACTTGGTTGGCAACTGGGTAACAGCAGTTGTGCTAAGGCTTGTAATATCAGTTGAAGCAACAATGGTGGATGACACATTCGTAGTATGTGAAGAGGTAATCGCTGTGGTTTCTGAGGGGGGAATGGTGTCTGTTGTCAGCCTAGCAACTGATGTCACAGAAGGCACCATGTGTTCTGTACTTCGTAATCCACTGCTTGTCTGTGGTGATGAATTAGCTGTTGAAGCATTCAATGTTGTCGATATAGGGATTGTAGCTAAAATCTCAGCTGTTGAGGCAGTAACAGTAGGAACGGTGGTGTGCTTCTGTTCTGTAAGTCCCAATGTGGTCCTAAGGGTAAGAGTGGCCGATGCTGCAGTTCCTGGCACGGTGCTCACCGAAGTGCTGGCACTGGAGGTAGCAGTTTGATCATCAGATTCTGTTATTCCTGAGGTAACTATATTTGAGGGAGTAGGTGTGTTGACAGTAGGCGCACTTGTTGGAGAGGCAGAGTAGATATTTAATCCTGTACAGGTGAATGCACATACATGTGTTATTAGCCTTCCAGCTGGCCAGCCATCTTCTATCTACCTAAGCCTCTTAGCTGAGGTTCAGCTCAGGCCCTTCTCCAGATGCCCTTGCTATCAGAGCTAGGGCAGGTGGCTACTGGAGAGAAGCCCTTTTCTATGGTAGTACCCCACTTGTGGAATTGCCTGCTGCCATTGTTTTGGATACCGAGCTAGGGTCTATCGTGGTTTCCTGATTAAGATTACAATTGTTTTTCATCACTACTTTACACTGCTGTTTATTTGCTCTGCTTAGTTCATTTTTAGTCTGTTAATTAGTCTTTAACAGGagttgtaagctgtcttgagggCTATTATAgaagatgtggaataaaaaaaaaccctaaataaataaataaaagttgtctTTCACCTCTGTGGGAAAATTAAATCACTGCACTTAGGGAACACTGTTCGGATGAGAGCAAAACTTATGTTCCACTTCCAACACTGGGAGGTCTGATCGTCGACTGGGATCTCACACCGAGATGCCATGTGTCTCCAGGGGAGTTTGCAATGTAGATGTCCTCACTCCACACTCACATCATAAGGATTCCATAGTTGCCAATATTTCCCTGATGAAAATACACATGACACTCTAATCCTTCACCATGGACCACTTGGCCAATAGCcaactctcatagaatcatagaataacagagttggaaggggcctacagggccatcgagtccaaccccctgctcaatgcaggaatccacccgaaagcatccctgacagatggttgtccagctgcctcttgaaggcctctaatatgggagagcccacaacctcccttggtaactgattccattgtcgtactgctctaacagtcaggaagtttttcctgatgtccagctggaatctggcttcctgtaacttgaccccgttattccgtgtcctgcactctgggaggattgagaagagatcctggccctcctctctgtgacaaccttttaagtatttgaagagtgctatcatgtctcccctcaatcttctcttctccaggctaaacatgcccagttctttcagtctctcttcatagggctttgtttccagacccctgatcatcctggttgccctcctctgaacacgctccagcttgtctgggtccttcttgaattgtggagcccagaactggacacaatactctagatgaggcctaaccagggccaaatagagaggaaccagtacttcatgtgatttggaagctatacttctattaatgcagcccaaaataggtACACATGAATCTCGTAGGTACACATGAATTACACTTTCCTGAAGGCTATGCCCTGCCTGCTGCACCATCCTGTCTTCATTGACTCTCTCTGCTACTGCCTTTCCTGCTCGAGCTTCTGAAAAAAGATGCATCGCCATTTCCTTTTTAACCCACCCCCAAACTTTGCAAGAGTTCAACAGAACGTTTTACACCTCACAATGGATCAGGACATATGTATTAAAGAGTAGCTGCAACTAAAACACTTTCAGCAACTGTTGTTATCCGGATAGGTGCCTACGG containing:
- the PARM1 gene encoding prostate androgen-regulated mucin-like protein 1, which translates into the protein MAPLGQFFREIPFVSDIANGVKGAHLKNDPVVRRTAQQGPRWGRARREPELRRRKEAGKSRRTAPGLEGGVSLQQPRVAERDALLGAAGGSAAGSAGRTSSPASRKKPEGFAVATISGSRRSCRSGPRAQTPVGAMAPQQCRALSALLLVAVAAGLNIYSASPTSAPTVNTPTPSNIVTSGITESDDQTATSSASTSVSTVPGTAASATLTLRTTLGLTEQKHTTVPTVTASTAEILATIPISTTLNASTANSSPQTSSGLRSTEHMVPSVTSVARLTTDTIPPSETTAITSSHTTNVSSTIVASTDITSLSTTAVTQLPTKSTTSAVTVTTVKKLPTEEATSKESPVAPTSPGATERLTSSQVTSRASKATTEISRTDGTTFSAGVTIQEVSRALSSGSIAAITVTVIAVVLLVFGIAAFLKIRHSSYGRLFDDHDYGSWGNYNNPLYDDS